In one Andrena cerasifolii isolate SP2316 chromosome 2, iyAndCera1_principal, whole genome shotgun sequence genomic region, the following are encoded:
- the Tsp2a gene encoding tetraspanin 2A: MGVKTGPQLEQRIQCIKFIIFCLNAIIWLLGSAMFGLCMWLRLDPGFQEWVDFLDMDEFYIGIYILLAVSIFIIIITFVGCGVTLMEHTLGLYIFAGLQMFCYVLGLVGTCILLDYSTYDSKIQPLIRRSMTALIEKYHDERASFVLRLIQESIGCCGADGPMDYLKLKKPLPNECRNTVTGNAFFYGCVDEISWFLEGRSGWLAGLALALCLLHIVIAALTTTLVRAIKKEEESVTFKR; the protein is encoded by the exons ATGGGTGTGAAAACTGGTCCGCAGTTGGAGCAACGAATTCAGTGCATAAAGTTTATCATTTTCTGCTTGAACGCCATTATATGG CTACTTGGCAGCGCAATGTTTGGATTGTGCATGTGGCTGAGGCTGGATCCAGGCTTCCAAGAGTGGGTGGACTTCCTAGATATGGATGAATTCTACATCGGCATTTACATCTTACTTGCCGTTTCGATATTCATCATAATAATCACATTCGTCGGTTGTGGCGTCACTCTTATGGAGCACACCCTTGGTCTCTACATC TTCGCAGGCCTGCAAATGTTCTGCTACGTTCTCGGCTTGGTAGGAACCTGCATACTCCTCGACTATTCCACTTACGACAGTAAAATTCAGCCGCTTATACGTCGGTCCATGACCGCTCTTATCGAGAAGTACCACGACGAGCGGGCATCCTTTGTTCTACGATTAATCCAAGAGAGC ATCGGCTGCTGCGGTGCCGATGGACCGATGGATTACTTGAAACTGAAGAAACCGCTGCCCAACGAATGTAGAAACACGGTTACTGGGAACGCCTTCTTCTACGGGTGCGTGGATGAGATCTCGTGGTTCCTGGAAGGCAGATCAGGATGGCTGGCTGGCCTGGCGTTAGCTTTGTGCTTGCTGCAT ATAGTGATAGCTGCCCTCACCACGACGCTCGTCCGAGCtatcaagaaagaagaagagtccgtCACGTTTAAACGCTAG
- the Scf gene encoding calumenin B scf, producing MQEFMLFQILIGFSVLATAIPKPDNEDKPRVVHKEPNDEEHYVNSQHNPAYDHEAFLGEEAKTFDQLTPEESTRRLGIIVDKIDKDKDGYVTGEELKDWILYTQRRYIRYNIERQWRSHNPEEKEKLPWTEYMAMVYGDMDEHEVENQEKSKDSTFSYIAMLKRDRRRWTAADLDGDDALTKDEFAAFLHAEEANHMKDVVVLETMEDIDKDGNGKISLSEYIGDMYDGVEGEGEPEWVKNEKEQFSMYRDKDGDGVLDFDEVKTWIIPADFDHAEAESRHLIFEADTDADQKLTKEEILDKYDIFVGSQATDFGEALARHDEF from the exons ATGCAAGAATTCATGCTTTTCCAAATTCTCATTGGTTTTTCCGTGTTGGCGACGGCGATCCCGAAGCCGGACAACGAAGACAAGCCACGAGTCGTCCACAAG GAACCGAACGACGAAGAGCATTATGTCAATTCTCAACATAATCCAGCCTACGATCACGAAGCCTTTCTGGGCGAAGAAGCGAAAACTTTTGATCAGCTAACACCTGAAGAGAGCACAAGGAGACTGGGCATTATAGTGGACAAGATAGACAAAGATAAGGATGGATACGTCACCGGAGAGGAACTTAAAGACTGGATATTGTATACGCAACGACGTTACATAAGATACAACATCGAAAGGCAATGGAGATCGCATAATCCAGAGGAGAAGGAGAAACTTCCATGGACAGAGTACATGGCAATGGTTTATGGGGACATGGATGAACATGAGGTAGAAAATCAGGAAAAATCCAAGGACAGCACCTTTTCGTACATAGCTATGCTTAAGAGAGATCGTAGGCGCTGGACGGCTGCTGACCTGGACGGCGATGATGCCCTTACTAAGGACGAGTTTGCTGCCTTCCTTCACGCGGAAGAAGCAAATCACATGAAGGACGTCGTAGTGTTAGAAACTATGGAGGATATCGATAAAGATGGAAATGGCAAAATATCTCTCTCCGAGTATATTG GTGATATGTACGATGGTGTGGAAGGGGAAGGTGAACCGGAATGGGTGAAAAATGAGAAAGAGCAATTTTCTATGTATCGAGATAAGGATGGCGATGGTGTCCTGGACTTCGACGAg GTCAAGACTTGGATTATTCCAGCCGACTTTGATCATGCGGAGGCTGAATCTCGACACTTAATATTTGAAGCGGATACAGACGCAGACCAAAAGCTTACGAAGGAAGAAATATTAGATAAATATGATATTTTCGTTGGCTCTCAAGCAACTGATTTTGGAGAGGCGTTAGCCAGGCAtgatgaattttaa
- the LOC143366360 gene encoding uncharacterized protein LOC143366360 has translation MNFSVFLMICVGSLSLDAAVLEDKKYCFQYTWIAPMFNNKLEKYECPDKDEHSKVPCFEPVIYTEDEPDPHELWENENTTMMCSLTSGNVCLRYTFVFNKNIVNTTLFCGKAIEDQATPITSGCYQQSVDGYVIEVCACESRKGKEPCNSTMAIKYSIVLMIISLAFVIANSVYR, from the exons atgaatttctcTGTATTTTTAATGATCTGTGTTGGATCTCTGTCATTAG ATGCAGCAGTTttagaggacaagaaatactgCTTTCAGTACACTTGGATAGCAccaatgtttaataataaacttgAAAAGTATGAGTGTCCAGACAAAGACGAACATTCAAAAGTTCCTTGTTTTGAACCTGTAATATATACAG AGGATGAACCAGATCCGCATGAGTTATGGGAAAATGAAAATACAACTATGATGTGTTCTTTGACGTCCGGCAATGTCTGTCTAAGATATACTTTTGTGTTCAATAAAAATA TTGTTAATACAACTCTATTCTGTGGAAAGGCAATAGAAGATCAAGCAACACCTATCACATCGGGATGTTATCAACAAAGT GTGGATGGTTACGTAATCGAAGTTTGTGCTTGCGAATCTAGGAAAGGGAAAGAACCTTGTAACTCAACAATGGCAATAAAGTATTCCATTGTACTAATGATTATAAGTTTAGCATTCGTAATTGCTAATTCTGTTTATCGCTAA
- the LOC143366358 gene encoding uncharacterized protein LOC143366358, whose product MYNMAEQQQSPPGFKRMSLDKIIEAMTADLESSNGHYVQFGVNSQQATSPNWGDYSSSQARHYITNQTPHSNPSGMQPPMTSMGAPLYMQDMSNYDTGTDSIYFPSQAVNHLGINENNDLIGTIDVGGGNYINVIYGNASQIMAEQCQLPNITPYRNQNIMDREYGLFNDRHITVPTELPTQNFNGKQLIDNLVGNWVPNQSGTYSPFGGSPNVTPVPQLNADARESEELPRNSTDSQHKKPRAVAEVKPMRPSYSDVLTKSAPTPPSPLTIQSVKPKAESVSKKISNKNSKNKSKSAALKRQNSSGSDDHNSPKIQAPRKVLEKNNSNLPRRWVSLDNLGSQTESHEINTFDRSNQFEKKKVSKTVKKPEKGETLNNSKVQNSNSKSIGNVPKRPIQINNNLNTINTSSQTVSPEKMEKNQQIITKTNKEEKKVTKEKNSKRFQAEKAQQIKKAQRNRRRENRESPVKDLYKNINKYASRWSKIGLKIFHWLLHLVSDVVSMSANLIIQLGKCGWYHTILYLKYSWVYIAMTFSKIRILNAVGRQLDNWFGNSKFAFWRKIKTKSEEKEENSNWIRGGLESNIALPSTGEEAMKRLLACKGKDPYSILGVTPTCSDDDIKKYYKRQAFLVHPDKNNQPGAEEAFKILVHAFDIIGEPERRQAFDQTRQVEAAWGELSDLLSQLHRKMEQAANTIRCTNCGLRHKRIPTQRPCYAARFCAQCKIRHSAKEGDIWAESRLMGFLWHYYACMEGAVYDVTDWAACQAGNLKHLRANTHSVQYRIVLGQRPPSQTANNGKKRQQIDPNTSEADFEDFLNNLYNHSKTGASNAPGDQNSFRGDSKRRKAKRKK is encoded by the exons ATGTACAATATGGCAGAGCAACAACAATCGCCTCCTGGTTTCAAGCGCATGTCCTTAGATAAAATTATTGAAGCTATGACCGCAGACTTGGAAAGCTCCAATGGTCATTATGTTCAATTCGGCGTAAATTCGCAACAAGCTACGTCCCCTAATTGGGGAGATTATTCGTCGAGTCAAGCGAGGCATTACATTACTAACCAAACGCCGCATTCTAATCCATCTGGAATGCAACCACCGATGACATCGATGGGTGCCCCTCTTTATATGCAAGATATGTCGAATTACGACACAGGGACGGACTCGATTTACTTTCCGTCCCAAGCAGTAAATCACTTGGGTATAAATGAAAACAATGATCTGattggtacgatagacgtcgGAGGAGGAAATTACATAAATGTGATTTATGGGAACGCGTCTCAAATCATGGCAGAGCAATGTCAACTTCCGAATATAACACCCTACAGGAATCAAAATATAATGGACCGAGAGTATGGTCTTTTCAATGATCGGCATATAACAGTACCAACCGAGTTGCCAACTCAGAATTTCAATGGCAAACAGCTAATTGATAATTTAGTTGGTAATTGGGTGCCTAATCAATCTGGTACTTACAGCCCCTTCGGAGGCTCTCCAAACGTGACCCCGGTACCACAATTAAATGCAGACGCCAGAGAATCTGAGGAGTTACCGAGAAATTCTACAGATTCTCAACACAAGAAGCCTCGCGCAGTAGCGGAAGTTAAACCTATGCGTCCTTCTTATTCCGATGTTTTGACAAAGTCTGCTCCGACGCCTCCGTCTCCTTTAACAATTCAATCTGTAAAACCGAAAGCTGAATCCGTAAGTAAGAAGATATCCAATAAAAATTCCAAGAACAAATCTAAATCTGCAGCGTTAAAGAGGCAGAATTCATCCGGAAGCGATGATCATAATTCTCCGAAGATACAAGCGCCGAGAAAGGTTTTGGAGAAGAATAATTCGAACCTCCCGAGGCGTTGGGTGTCGCTAGACAATCTTGGTTCGCAAACTGAATCTCACGAAATAAATACCTTCGATAGATCTAATCAATTTGAAAAGAAGAAAGTTTCCAAGACGGTTAAGAAACCGGAGAAAGGAGAGACGCTTAATAACTCGAAAGTTCAAAATAGTAACTCTAAATCCATTGGAAATGTTCCTAAACGacctatacaaataaataacaatttGAACACGATAAATACTTCCAGCCAAACTGTTTCCCCCGAAAAGATGGAGAAAAACCAACAGATTATAACTAAAACGAAtaaggaagaaaagaaagttACCAAGGAGAAGAATTCTAAACGTTTCCAAGCTGAGAAAGCTCAGCAGATTAAGAAAGCTCAAAGAAATCGAAGAAGAGAGAATAGAGAATCTCCGGTTAAAgacttgtataaaaatataaataaatatgccAGTCGTTGGAGTAAAAttggattaaaaatatttcattggtTGCTACACTTAGTATCCGACGTAGTTAGTATGAGTGCCAATCTCATTATTCAGCT TGGTAAATGCGGATGGTATCACACCATACTGTATTTAAAATACTCATGGGTTTACATAGCTAtgacattttcaaaaattcgcaTCTTAAATGCCGTTGGTAGACAATTAGATAATTGGTTTGGAAATAGTAAGTTCGCATTCTGGCGTAAAATAAAAACCAAAAGcgaagaaaaggaggaaaataGTAATTGGATACGCGGCGGTCTCGAGAGCAACATTGCGCTACCTAGTACCGGCGAGGAAGCCATGAAGAGATTACTAGCCTGTAAAGGAAAGGACCCTTACAGTATACTTGGTGTAACACCGACATGTTCAGATgacgatattaaaaagtattataagaGGCAAGCTTTCTTAGTCCATCCGGACAAAAATAATCAGCCTGGTGCAGAGGAAGCGTTTAAAATACTTGTACACGCATTTGATATAATTGGTGAACCG GAACGCAGGCAAGCATTTGACCAGACTCGGCAAGTCGAAGCAGCGTGGGGCGAATTGAGCGATTTACTCTCTCAGCTTCACAGAAAGATGGAGCAGGCAGCGAATACAATAAGGTGTACGAATTGTGGGTTGAGGCACAAAAGAATTCCTACGCAACGCCCCTGTTACGCAGCGCGATTTTGTGCTCAATGTAAAATACGTCACAGCGCGAAAgag GGGGACATTTGGGCAGAGTCTCGTTTAATGGGTTTCCTTTGGCATTACTATGCTTGCATGGAAGGCGCAGTATACGATGTCACTGATTGGGCAGCTTGTCAAGCTGGTAATTTGAAACATCTAAGAGCAAATACACATAGCGTTCAATACAGAATTGTCTTGGGTCAGCGACCACCGTCGCAAACAGCCAACAATGGTAAAAAGCGACAACAAATAGACCCAAACACAAG CGAGGCAGATTTCGAAgactttttaaataatctgtACAACCACAGCAAGACCGGAGCTTCAAATGCACCAGGAGATCAGAACTCCTTTAGGGGAGATTCTAAGCGACGTAAAGCCAAACGTAAGAAGTAA
- the Pole4 gene encoding DNA polymerase epsilon subunit 4, whose product MASFENEGSASDRELNESGTSTGGENSHDSQEEIENSIRVDEEQKEKLVKLPLGRIRTIIKMDPEVNMVNQEAVFLIAKSTELFIDALAKESYKYTAQTKKKTVQKRDIESAIDNIDALVFLEGMLN is encoded by the exons ATGGCAAGTTTTGAAAACGAGGGAAGCGCGAGTGACAGGGAATTGAATGAAAGTGGTACCAGCACCGGGGGAGAAAATTCTCATGATTCTCAAGAAGAGATCGAGAACAGCATCCGTGTTGATGAAGAACAGAAAGAGAAATTGGTGAAGTTACCGTTAGGTAGGATAAGGACTATTATTAAGATGGATCCTGAAGTGAACATGGTTAACCAAGAAGCTGTTTTCCTAATCGCAAAATCCACG GAACTTTTTATCGATGCTCTTGCTAAAGAATCCTATAAATACACTGCACAAACGAAAAAGAAGACGGTACAAAAACGAGATATAGAAAGCGCGATTGATAATATCGATGCGCTTGTGTTTTTAGAAGGGATGCTGAATTGA
- the LOC143366461 gene encoding ubiquitin thioesterase otubain-like — MEEKSVKEPLSENTDVNQDELILQQQRRIEKEISETIALVGEKESIRSLEREYTEDEIYLSKAKVLAQKYSYIRRTRPDGNCFFRAFSYAYLEKLIGNKDEYEKFRELALKSKDSLVALGFPQFTVEDFHDTFMEVIDKVGGDAESSYIELHKLFNEQGYSDYVVVYLRLITSGQLQREADFYQHFIEGERTISEFCHQEVEPMYKESDHIHIIAMSTALGTGVRVRYMDRGAGTEVTAHDFPEGAAPAVHLLYRPGHYDILYP, encoded by the exons atggaagagaaatccgtgaaagagccattatcggaaaatacag aTGTCAACCAAGATGAGTTGATTCTTCAACAACAAAGGAGAATCGAAAAGGAG ATCTCTGAAACTATAGCTTTAGTCGGAGAGAAAGAGTCGATAAGGAGCTTGGAGCGTGAATACACAGAAGATGAGATATATCTCTCGAAAGCCAAGGTGTTGGCTCAGAAGTATTCGTATATTAGAAGGACTAGGCCGgacggaaattgtttttttagagCCTTTAGCTATGCGTATCTTGAAAAATTAATTGGAAATAAGGACGAATATGAGAAGTTTCGCGAACTCGCGCTAAAGAGTAAAGACAGTCTGGTAGCATTAGGTTTTCCCCAATTTACAGTCGAAGATTTTCATGATACG TTTATGGAAGTGATCGATAAAGTAGGAGGGGACGCAGAATCAAGTTACATTGAATTACATAAACTTTTCAACGAACAAGGTTACTCCGACTATGTCGTCGTATACCTTAGATTAATTACATCTGGTCAATTACAACGCGAGGCTGATTTCTATCAGCACTTTATAGAAGGGGAACGCACTATTTCAGAATTCTGCCATCAA gAAGTGGAACCAATGTATAAAGAATCGGATCATATTCACATTATAGCAATGAGTACCGCTTTAGGAACCGGAGTACGCGTTCGTTACATGGATCGAGGTGCGGGAACCGAAGTAACCGCGCACGACTTCCCCGAAGGTGCTGCTCCGGCGGTTCATTTACTCTATCGTCCTGGTCATTATGATATCCTTTACCCTTGA
- the Borcs7 gene encoding BLOC-1 related complex subunit 7: protein MASASSTSARSLFVESKMRLADRVQVNVNNIASLARQIQRGSKSGEILMHSARNFAQQEHGLEGAETNLKKLALIAAHLEYQMESINRSSMVLEEVTEQVRAMQR from the exons ATGGCTTCAGCTTCGAGTACAAGTGCTCGCAGTTTATTTGTTGAATCAAAAATGAGATTGGCCGATAGAGTACAAGTCAACGTGAACAACATTGCCTCTCTCGCTAGACAAATACAGAGGGGCTCGAAAAGCGGCGAA ATATTAATGCATAGCGCGCGGAATTTTGCACAGCAGGAGCACGGTCTAGAAGGTGCGGAAACTAATTTAAAGAAGCTTGCTCTTATAGCTGCTCATTTAGAATATCAAATGGAATCCATTAACAGAAGTTCCATGGTCTTGGAAGAAGTGACCGAACAAGTGCGAGCCATGCAAAGATAA
- the LOC143366462 gene encoding uncharacterized protein LOC143366462, whose product MELDVYLLAQEIDEANKLSEKDATTLRQFKIKLRNPVLPQHEIESRAGSRPPTRDEVERFEELVPIKKGSFNPTEDKIINDNWKAFCKLHKWQSSKVQQFLVLREENTTYIRSKKQRRMFVQFIADGLPNRTLYSVYHRFRNLYAERLQRRFQPDEDEMILNHLEHNPNLDERRKYSDLAKVLKRTRASIWRRYRLLKKKRRVQS is encoded by the exons ATGGAACTTGATGTCTACTTGCTCGCACAAGAAATCGACGAAGCGAATAAGCTTTCTGAAAAGGACGCAACA ACCTTGCGCCAATTCAAGATAAAGCTAAGAAATCCTGTATTACCACAGCATGAAATTGAGTCACGTGCTGGATCCCGTCCTCCGACGCGCGACGAAGTAGAAAGGTTTGAAGAATTAGTACCTATTAAGAAAGGATCCTTTAATCCAACGGaagataaaataattaatgataattgGAAGGCTTTCTGTAAG TTGCATAAGTGGCAGTCCAGTAAGGTTCAACAATTTTTAGTCTTACGAGAAGAAAATACCACTTACATTCGCAGTAAAAAGCAAAGACGCATGTTCGTACAGTTCATAGCCGATGGCTTACCAAATAGGACTCTGTACAGTGTGTATCACAGATTTAGGAATTTATATGCAGAGCGTTTGCAAAGAAG gTTCCAGCCAGACGAAGACGAAATGATTCTAAACCACCTAGAACATAATCCGAATCTTGATGAAAGGCGGAAATATTCAGATCTCGCTAAAGTTTTAAAACGAACTCGAGCATCTATTTGGCGTCGCTACAGGTTACTCAAGAAAAAACGACGAGTGCAGTCATAA